TGGCTTCGACGCGGCCGTCGTCCAGATTTCGCACCCAGCCGTCGACGCCGAGTTCCGTCGCTCTGTCTCGGGTGTTTGCACGGTAGTAGACTCCCTGTACGGTTCCAGTCACGTACACGTGAGCGCGCGTTCGCTCAGGCATGTGCATGCGTGCAAGCGCGAGGAGCAAAAATGTCCGGACTCACTCGTCGTTGGCCGGGCCGCCGGTCCGGAGATAGTGGAACACGTACGTCTGGGCGTACCCTGCGTACTCACCGCCGAACTGCGCGCGGATGGACCGCGACGTGTTCGTGTAGTTCCCCTGGTCGCAGTCGGGATAGTGGTCGGCGATGGCCGATTGAATCCACGTGTCGAGTGGGACCGCTTCGAGGTAGCCGAGTGAGAACAGCAATACGCAGTCTGCCACTTTATCCCCCACACCGACGAACGTTTTGAGTTCCTCGCGGGCGTTCTCGTAGTCCAGACCTACGGCATCTTCGGGATGGGCGAGCCCCTGCGCGACGATTTCAGCGGAGCGTTGTACGTAGGGTGCGCGGTAGCCAAGGTTCAGGTTGCGAAGTTGCGCCTCGCTCGCGCCCGCGAGTGCTTCGGGCGTTGGGAACGCGTGGTACGTCCGGCCGTCGAACTCGACTTTCTCGCCGAAGGTGCGCGCGAGGCCGAGTTGCATCTGATGGATGCGGGCGACGCGCATCTGCGCAGAGCAGATAAACGAGATGAGCGTCTGGAACGGTGGGTCGCGCACGAGGCGCATCCCCTCGTAGGCGTCGTAGGCCGCGTCGACGAGTGGGTCTGTCGGGATGGCGTCGAAAATCGCGGGCAGGTCGTCGTCCAGGCGGAGCAGGTGGCCGAGCGTCTCCGCGGCGTCGAACTGCGATTCCCACTCTAGCTTGTCCCCGCGCTGGCGGACGCGCAGGACGGCTGGGTCCCCGTCAGCGTAGGTCCCGGGAAGGACGGTGTAGTACCACGCTTCGCCGCCGTAAGCGGGCGTCTGTTCGTACATCCGTCCGTCTTCGCGTCGCCACAGGTAGGACTGACCGCTTTCCACCGTCGATTGCAGGTCGAATTCTCCCTTCAGGTTGCCAAGTGCGAGGGTGCCCGACTCCATTATCACCGCAAAGGAGTGGCGGGCGTTTTGCGCTTTCGACTCCAAAATGACAAACAGGTCACAAACGCGACGTATGACGATTTTGCCTAACCTTCTTACGATAGCGGCGTGAATAATACTCTATGGACTGCAGAGTTGTCGTCGAAGCCGCAGTCCCGGTGTACGACGTCGGAACGCCGGACGAGGCGGTACGCATCGCCATCTCAAAGACTGGTGAGATGCTCAACCCCGACTTGAATTACGTAGAAATCAACATGGGAGAACGGGTCTGTCCGCACTGCAAGGAAGACCTCGACCCCGCTTTCCTGAGCGCAGACGAGAGTCTGGTCGCGCTCGAACTCGAGATGACGGTGTTCAACGTCGAACGGGAGGAACACGCCTCACGCATCGCGCGCAAGGAAATCGGCCAACGACTCCACAACATCCCACTCGAAGTGCTCGACGTGCGGGTACTCGACGAGGACGACGACGAACCAGCGACGGAGGAAGAAGACGACGACCTGCTCGAAATCGAAGAAGTCGCGGACAACTGATGGCTCGCTTTTTTCGAGCGTTGTGACTCGGCGGTGAGTTAGGTCCGGAAGAACGGCGTCTTCGGCGACGCGCTTAATCGGCCGTGGCGGAGATCTTTTCGGATTCCGCCTCGGTCATCTCTGCGGTGATACCGTCTGCGAGTGCGAACACTGCTGCTTTGTGGTCAGTTTTCGATTTGTGGATTGAAGTCGGTCGTACACCGAGAGACTCGTACGCTTCGTGTTCAATTGTAATTCCAAACTCTGTCTCGTAGTGGTTGCATACCTCCGAGAGGAGGCCGTGCAGGTGGATGAGCTCCTGCTTCTTCATAACAACACCATCTAACGAGCGGAGGGTTATATTACTATCTTGAGTCTCGTTAGCATACTTACCGGTTTAGACGGGCTGTATCGACAGTATTCGCCGGAATTTCGTCCGGCTCCCTTCGGGCAGTTGACGGGTCTATTGCGTGACCTTTGACTATGGTTGTCACACGAGTTAGGCTCCGGCAAACTGATTTTTACGAATTCCTAACGAGCCACTCCCACAGACCGTCCCTCGTGTTGACCACAAGTAGGAAACGCAGGTGCTTTCGAGTTGAGCTGATGCGTCGCGAAAAAAATCGAGAGTACGGTTTTGCAGACCGTCACCGCGTCTATTCGAACTGTTTCACCGTGTCGAGGTCGTGGTCCGTGCGCATGAACTCAGAGAGCCGACGGCTCGCGTGACAGTTCGGACAATGAAAGGTCGTTTTGAGGGGCGGAAGTTCACCCGGCGTCGATTCCCAGTCTTTTCCACATTCAGGACAGAGTAGACGGACGTATGCTTCCACCATGTGTGCCTACCTTTCGCAGGGGTAAATGAAAAAGGTTGTTGCCTTGCTCACATCGGGACGTCGCTGCCCTGCGCTTCGAGGAGTTCCTTGTAGCGGTTTCGGATGGTGACTTCGCTGATGTTCGCCACGTCTGAGACCTCGCTCTGGGTGACCTTCTCGTTCGAGAGCAGTGCGGCGGCGTAGACGGCGGCGGCGGCGAGGCCGACCGGCGACTTGCCGCTGATGATGCCGAGTTCCTTCGCGTTGCGGAGCAGGTCGCGTGCCCGGCGCTCTGCCTCGTCAGAGAGGTCTAAGTCGGAGGCGAACCGGGGCACGTAGCTCTCTGGGTCCGCGGGCTTGATTTCGAGGTTGAGCTGGCGGACGATGTAGCGGTAGGTCCGGGTGAGTTCCATCTTGTCCACCCGCGAGACCGTCGCAATTTCGTCTAAGCTCCGGGGCATGCCGGCCTGGCGGGCGGCGGCGTAGACTGCCGCCGTCGCGACGCCCTCGATGGAGCGTCCGGGCAGGAGATTCTCGGAGAGCGCGCGGCGGTAAATAACCGACGCCGTCTCGCGAACCGTGCTCGGAAGCCCAAGGGCCGAAGACATGCGGTCGATTTCCCCAAGCGCCTGTTTGAGGTTGCGCTCTTTCGAGTCACGCGTGCGGAATCGTTCGTTCCAGGTGCGAAGGCGCTGCATCTTCGCGCGCTGGCGGCTGCCGAGGGACTTCCCGTAGGCGTCCTTGTCGCGCCAGTCGATGTTGGTCGAAAGCCCCTTGTCGTGCATCATCTTCGTCGTCGGCGCACCGACACGGGACTTCGAGTCTCGCTCGCCGGCGTCGAAGGCGCGCCACTCCGGGCCGCGGTCGATTTCTGCTTCCTCGACCACGAGGCCGCAGTTGCGACAGACCGTCTCACCGTGCTCTGAATCGGAGACGAGCGGCCCAGCGCACTCTGGACACACCTCAGTCTCGTCTACCCTCCGTTTCTCTTTTTCCTGTGGCTGTTCGCCAGTGTATGTCCTGATTGTTGTGTCACTCATGATTGTCTCTCCGTCGGGCCAGGGATGCGGGCGTCTACCGGGGGGTGGAAAACCCTAAAAAGCCGGGCGCTTGACCTTACGTATAGTTAGTCCGTAAAGCTTATAAATGTTTTGCTTGTGTGCACAAGCCAAAAACACACGACTGCAACCGGACGATTCGGATTTACTCGAAGTAACCGTCGAGGGCCGACATCGCCGCTTCGTCGGTCACCTGTTCGAAAGTTTCATAAAACTGTCCCACGGCGGTGAAGTACGCTGGCGTCATCTCGCAGATGACCTCGTCGGCCTCGCTCATGAGTCGCTCTGCGCCCGACTCAGAGGACACTGGAACCGCCAAAATCACGCGACTCGCTCCGGCGGCTTTGGCCAGTCGAACGCACGCAAGCGCCGTCGCGCCCGTGGCGATTCCGTCGTCCACGATGACGACGCGCTTGTCGTTCAGGTCCGGCGTCTCGCGCTTTCCTCGATACCGCTCTGCTTTCTCGTGGGCGTTTTCCCGCTCTTTCGCAATCGTCTCCTCTAGATACCCCTCTGTCACGCCGAGCGAGTCGATGAGCATCTCGTTTCGCCAGACGCTCCCGTCTGCCGCCACCGCGCCGATGGCCAGTTCTGGGTTGCCGGGCGCGCCGAGTTTTCTGGCGACGATGATGTCGAGCGGCGTGCCGAGCAAGTCGGCGACGATGCGTCCGACTGGAACCCCTCCCCGCGGAATCGCGAGGACGATGTCGGCTGCAACGTCGTGGGCGTCCACGACGCGAGCCAGTTTCTCCCCCGCGTCCGTTCGATCTCGGTACATTGTCTGAGATAGGCGCGGCCGGGGCTTAAACCTCGGTAGCGACGCCCCTCACGTCGTCGTCTCGGTACCGTCGTCTGTGGTGGTCGTTTCGGCACCGTCGTCGGTGGTCGTGGTCTCCGTTCCCTCTCCGTCCGTCGGTTCCTCACCGGGTTCTCCACCGCCGTCCTCCGAGAACAGTTCCTCGGGGTCGAAGGTCGGAATCTCGCCTTCGAGGTCGGTCCACGCAACCGGACCGTTTTCGACGATGTTCTCGGGTCGAAGCCGGTCTGCGTCGAGGACGGCCGCGACTGGAGGTGGAAGCTGGTCGCTTCCAGCCGGTGCTTCGGGCGCTTCACAGCTCTTCTTGGTGACGACGACGCGCATCACCATTCCCAGTTCGAAGTGGGGCAGACACTGAATGTCGTAGACGCCGGGTTCCGTAAACCGATAGAGCCAGTTCTCGTCGGTCATTACCGGCGGTGAGGAGAACGGCGCTGCGCTCTCGGGGATGCGCTGGGGGAGCCCGAAGAAGCGCGGATGGATGGCCGTCACCGTGTGCAGGTCCGCCGAGGGATTCTGGAACTCGATTACGTCCCCTGCCTCGACGGCGATGCCGACCGGGTCGAAGTAGAAGTCGGGGAAGCCCTCCGTTCCTTCGCCTTGCCCGTCCGTGTCGGTCTGCTCGTCTGCCGGCGTCTGCTCCCCGTCTGCTTCCTCGGGAAACAGCACGTCCGCGTCGTCCACTCGCATCTCGACTGTGTGCTGGGGTCTGAGCGCCGTCGGCACATCGAGTTCCGTCGTCAG
This sequence is a window from Haladaptatus sp. QDMS2. Protein-coding genes within it:
- a CDS encoding phosphoribosyltransferase; amino-acid sequence: MYRDRTDAGEKLARVVDAHDVAADIVLAIPRGGVPVGRIVADLLGTPLDIIVARKLGAPGNPELAIGAVAADGSVWRNEMLIDSLGVTEGYLEETIAKERENAHEKAERYRGKRETPDLNDKRVVIVDDGIATGATALACVRLAKAAGASRVILAVPVSSESGAERLMSEADEVICEMTPAYFTAVGQFYETFEQVTDEAAMSALDGYFE
- a CDS encoding plastocyanin/azurin family copper-binding protein, with the translated sequence MSRETGEQTRDWQRTRRTVLRTLGAGTAVASFGGVATAQTKSDEKQGTWGLQETDCPPCIDDLAGYASLTTELDVPTALRPQHTVEMRVDDADVLFPEEADGEQTPADEQTDTDGQGEGTEGFPDFYFDPVGIAVEAGDVIEFQNPSADLHTVTAIHPRFFGLPQRIPESAAPFSSPPVMTDENWLYRFTEPGVYDIQCLPHFELGMVMRVVVTKKSCEAPEAPAGSDQLPPPVAAVLDADRLRPENIVENGPVAWTDLEGEIPTFDPEELFSEDGGGEPGEEPTDGEGTETTTTDDGAETTTTDDGTETTT
- a CDS encoding UPF0058 family protein, which translates into the protein MKKQELIHLHGLLSEVCNHYETEFGITIEHEAYESLGVRPTSIHKSKTDHKAAVFALADGITAEMTEAESEKISATAD
- a CDS encoding DUF555 domain-containing protein — encoded protein: MDCRVVVEAAVPVYDVGTPDEAVRIAISKTGEMLNPDLNYVEINMGERVCPHCKEDLDPAFLSADESLVALELEMTVFNVEREEHASRIARKEIGQRLHNIPLEVLDVRVLDEDDDEPATEEEDDDLLEIEEVADN
- a CDS encoding DNA-3-methyladenine glycosylase: MESGTLALGNLKGEFDLQSTVESGQSYLWRREDGRMYEQTPAYGGEAWYYTVLPGTYADGDPAVLRVRQRGDKLEWESQFDAAETLGHLLRLDDDLPAIFDAIPTDPLVDAAYDAYEGMRLVRDPPFQTLISFICSAQMRVARIHQMQLGLARTFGEKVEFDGRTYHAFPTPEALAGASEAQLRNLNLGYRAPYVQRSAEIVAQGLAHPEDAVGLDYENAREELKTFVGVGDKVADCVLLFSLGYLEAVPLDTWIQSAIADHYPDCDQGNYTNTSRSIRAQFGGEYAGYAQTYVFHYLRTGGPANDE
- a CDS encoding transcription initiation factor IIB family protein — encoded protein: MSDTTIRTYTGEQPQEKEKRRVDETEVCPECAGPLVSDSEHGETVCRNCGLVVEEAEIDRGPEWRAFDAGERDSKSRVGAPTTKMMHDKGLSTNIDWRDKDAYGKSLGSRQRAKMQRLRTWNERFRTRDSKERNLKQALGEIDRMSSALGLPSTVRETASVIYRRALSENLLPGRSIEGVATAAVYAAARQAGMPRSLDEIATVSRVDKMELTRTYRYIVRQLNLEIKPADPESYVPRFASDLDLSDEAERRARDLLRNAKELGIISGKSPVGLAAAAVYAAALLSNEKVTQSEVSDVANISEVTIRNRYKELLEAQGSDVPM
- a CDS encoding acylphosphatase, yielding MPERTRAHVYVTGTVQGVYYRANTRDRATELGVDGWVRNLDDGRVEAIFEGEKDRVKSMIEWCYTGSPAADVTSVESEFEPPEGLDGFEIKR